In one window of Mus pahari chromosome 3, PAHARI_EIJ_v1.1, whole genome shotgun sequence DNA:
- the Uckl1 gene encoding uridine-cytidine kinase-like 1 isoform X5 gives MSSNAGTLDRLLPPVGTGRPPRKRTTSQCKSEPPLLRTSKRTIYTAGRPPWYNEHGTQSKEAFAIGLGGGSASGKTTVARMIIEALDVPWVVLLSMDSFYKVLTQQQQEQAACNNFNFDHPDAFDFDLIISTLKKLKQGRSVQVPIYDFTTHSRKKDWKTLYGANVIIFEGIMAFADKTLLELLDMKIFVDTDSDIRLVRRLRRDISERGRDIEGVIKQYNKFVKPAFDQYIQPTMRLADIVVPRGSGNTVAIDLIVQHVHSQLEERKLRWDMAALASAHQCHPLPQTLSVLKSTPQVRGMHTIIRDKETSRDEFIFYSKRLMRLLIEHALSFLPFQDCTVQTPQGQDYVGKCYAGKQITGVSILRAGETMEPALRAVCKDVRIGTILIQTNQLTGEPELHYLRLPKDISDDHVILMDCTVSTGAAAMMAVRVLLDHDVPEDKIFLLSLLMAEMGVHSVAYAFPHVRIITTAVDKRVNDLFRIIPGIGNFGDRYFGTDAVPDGSDDEEAASMG, from the exons ATGAG CAGCAATGCAGGGACCTTGGACAGACTTCTCCCACCAGTGGGTACTGGGCGCCCACCCCGGAAGCGCACCACCAGCCAGTGCAAGTCAGAGCCACCCCTGCTTCGCACAAGCAAACGTACCATCTACACAGCTGGGCGGCCACCATGGTACAATGAACATGGTACACAGTCCAAGGAGGCCTTTGCCATTG GTTTAGGAGGTGGCAGTGCATCTGGGAAGACCACTGTGGCCAGAATGATCATTGAGGCGCTAGATGTGCCCTGGGTGGTCCTGCTGTCCATGGACTCCTTCTATAAG gttCTGACCCAGCAACAGCAGGAACAGGCTGCCTGCAACAATTTCAACTTTGACCACCCTGATGCCTTTGACTTTGATCTCATCATTTCCACCCTTAAGAAGCTAAAGCAGGGCAGGAGCGTCCAAGTACCCATTTATGATTTCACTACCCATAGCCGGAAAAAGGACTGG aaaacaCTGTATGGTGCAAATGTCATCATCTTTGAGGGTATCATGGCCTTTGCTGATAAGACACTGCTGGAG CTCCTGGACATGAAGATCTTTGTGGACACAGACTCTGATATCCGACTGGTACGGCGGCTGCGCAGGGACATCAGTGAGCGAGGCCGGGACATTGAGGGTGTCATTAAGCAGTACAACAAGTTTGTCAAACCTGCATTTGACCAGTATATCCAGCCTACCATGCGCCTGGCAGATATTGTGGTGCCCAGAG GGAGCGGGAACACAGTAGCCATTGACCTGATTGTACAGCATGTTCACAGCCAGCTGGAAGAG AGGAAGCTGCGTTGGGATAT GGCCGCGTTGGCCTCCGCTCACCAGTGCCATCCCCTTCCCCAGACACTGAGTGTCCTCAAGAGTACACCACAGGTACGAGGCATGCACACCATCATCAG GGACAAGGAGACTAGCCGAGATGAATTCATTTTCTACTCCAAAAGACTGATGCGGCTGCTTATTGAACATGCACTGTCCTTCCTACCCTTTCAG GACTGCACTGTACAGACTCCACAGGGGCAGGACTACGTGGGAAAGTGCTATGCCGGAAAACAG ATCACCGGTGTGTCGATTCTGCGTGCAGGAGAAACCATGGAGCCTGCACTGCGTGCCGTGTGCAAGGATGTGCGCATCGGCACTATCCTCATCCAGACCAACCAGCTCACAGGGGAGCCTGAG CTTCATTACCTGAGACTTCCCAAGGATATTAGTGATGACCATGTGATCCTGATGGACTGCACAGTATCCACAGGTGCTGCAGCCATGATGGCTGTACGTGTACTCCTG GACCATGATGTGCCCGAGGACAAGATCTTTTTGCTATCCCTGCTCATGGCAGAGATGGGTGTGCATTCTGTGGCCTATGCATTCCCACATGTGAGAATCATCACCACAGCTGTGGACAAGCGTGTCAATGACCTTTTCCGTATCATCCCGGGCATTG ggAACTTTGGTGATCGCTACTTTGGGACAGATGCGGTCCCTGATGGCAGTGATGATGAGGAGGCAGCCTCTATGGGTTAG
- the Uckl1 gene encoding uridine-cytidine kinase-like 1 isoform X9 has product MSSPPAYPDIRISGCWTLGAESSNAGTLDRLLPPVGTGRPPRKRTTSQCKSEPPLLRTSKRTIYTAGRPPWYNEHGTQSKEAFAIGLGGGSASGKTTVARMIIEALDVPWVVLLSMDSFYKVLTQQQQEQAACNNFNFDHPDAFDFDLIISTLKKLKQGRSVQVPIYDFTTHSRKKDWKTLYGANVIIFEGIMAFADKTLLELLDMKIFVDTDSDIRLVRRLRRDISERGRDIEGVIKQYNKFVKPAFDQYIQPTMRLADIVVPRGSGNTVAIDLIVQHVHSQLEERKLRWDMAALASAHQCHPLPQTLSVLKSTPQVRGMHTIIRDKETSRDEFIFYSKRLMRLLIEHALSFLPFQDCTVQTPQGQDYVGKCYAGKQITGVSILRAGETMEPALRAVCKDVRIGTILIQTNQLTGEPELHYLRLPKDISDDHVILMDCTVSTGAAAMMAVRVLLDHDVPEDKIFLLSLLMAEMGVHSVAYAFPHVRIITTAVDKRVNDLFRIIPGIGNFGDRYFGTDAVPDGSDDEEAASMG; this is encoded by the exons ATGAGCAGTCCCCCAGCTTACCCTGACATCAGGATCTCAGGGTGCTGGACTCTTGGAGCAGAAAGCAG CAATGCAGGGACCTTGGACAGACTTCTCCCACCAGTGGGTACTGGGCGCCCACCCCGGAAGCGCACCACCAGCCAGTGCAAGTCAGAGCCACCCCTGCTTCGCACAAGCAAACGTACCATCTACACAGCTGGGCGGCCACCATGGTACAATGAACATGGTACACAGTCCAAGGAGGCCTTTGCCATTG GTTTAGGAGGTGGCAGTGCATCTGGGAAGACCACTGTGGCCAGAATGATCATTGAGGCGCTAGATGTGCCCTGGGTGGTCCTGCTGTCCATGGACTCCTTCTATAAG gttCTGACCCAGCAACAGCAGGAACAGGCTGCCTGCAACAATTTCAACTTTGACCACCCTGATGCCTTTGACTTTGATCTCATCATTTCCACCCTTAAGAAGCTAAAGCAGGGCAGGAGCGTCCAAGTACCCATTTATGATTTCACTACCCATAGCCGGAAAAAGGACTGG aaaacaCTGTATGGTGCAAATGTCATCATCTTTGAGGGTATCATGGCCTTTGCTGATAAGACACTGCTGGAG CTCCTGGACATGAAGATCTTTGTGGACACAGACTCTGATATCCGACTGGTACGGCGGCTGCGCAGGGACATCAGTGAGCGAGGCCGGGACATTGAGGGTGTCATTAAGCAGTACAACAAGTTTGTCAAACCTGCATTTGACCAGTATATCCAGCCTACCATGCGCCTGGCAGATATTGTGGTGCCCAGAG GGAGCGGGAACACAGTAGCCATTGACCTGATTGTACAGCATGTTCACAGCCAGCTGGAAGAG AGGAAGCTGCGTTGGGATAT GGCCGCGTTGGCCTCCGCTCACCAGTGCCATCCCCTTCCCCAGACACTGAGTGTCCTCAAGAGTACACCACAGGTACGAGGCATGCACACCATCATCAG GGACAAGGAGACTAGCCGAGATGAATTCATTTTCTACTCCAAAAGACTGATGCGGCTGCTTATTGAACATGCACTGTCCTTCCTACCCTTTCAG GACTGCACTGTACAGACTCCACAGGGGCAGGACTACGTGGGAAAGTGCTATGCCGGAAAACAG ATCACCGGTGTGTCGATTCTGCGTGCAGGAGAAACCATGGAGCCTGCACTGCGTGCCGTGTGCAAGGATGTGCGCATCGGCACTATCCTCATCCAGACCAACCAGCTCACAGGGGAGCCTGAG CTTCATTACCTGAGACTTCCCAAGGATATTAGTGATGACCATGTGATCCTGATGGACTGCACAGTATCCACAGGTGCTGCAGCCATGATGGCTGTACGTGTACTCCTG GACCATGATGTGCCCGAGGACAAGATCTTTTTGCTATCCCTGCTCATGGCAGAGATGGGTGTGCATTCTGTGGCCTATGCATTCCCACATGTGAGAATCATCACCACAGCTGTGGACAAGCGTGTCAATGACCTTTTCCGTATCATCCCGGGCATTG ggAACTTTGGTGATCGCTACTTTGGGACAGATGCGGTCCCTGATGGCAGTGATGATGAGGAGGCAGCCTCTATGGGTTAG
- the Uckl1 gene encoding uridine-cytidine kinase-like 1 isoform X4 — protein sequence MAAPPASMSAAPSSLQSAVAPDVPGRPAEQSETACEDRNAGTLDRLLPPVGTGRPPRKRTTSQCKSEPPLLRTSKRTIYTAGRPPWYNEHGTQSKEAFAIGLGGGSASGKTTVARMIIEALDVPWVVLLSMDSFYKVLTQQQQEQAACNNFNFDHPDAFDFDLIISTLKKLKQGRSVQVPIYDFTTHSRKKDWKTLYGANVIIFEGIMAFADKTLLELLDMKIFVDTDSDIRLVRRLRRDISERGRDIEGVIKQYNKFVKPAFDQYIQPTMRLADIVVPRGSGNTVAIDLIVQHVHSQLEERELSVRAALASAHQCHPLPQTLSVLKSTPQVRGMHTIIRDKETSRDEFIFYSKRLMRLLIEHALSFLPFQDCTVQTPQGQDYVGKCYAGKQITGVSILRAGETMEPALRAVCKDVRIGTILIQTNQLTGEPELHYLRLPKDISDDHVILMDCTVSTGAAAMMAVRVLLDHDVPEDKIFLLSLLMAEMGVHSVAYAFPHVRIITTAVDKRVNDLFRIIPGIGNFGDRYFGTDAVPDGSDDEEAASMG from the exons ATGGCTGCGCCGCCGGCCTCAATGAGCGCCGCCCCTTCGTCCCTGCAGTCCGCTGTGGCCCCAGACGTGCCTGGCCGCCCGGCCGAGCAGAGTGAAACAGCGTGCGAGGACCG CAATGCAGGGACCTTGGACAGACTTCTCCCACCAGTGGGTACTGGGCGCCCACCCCGGAAGCGCACCACCAGCCAGTGCAAGTCAGAGCCACCCCTGCTTCGCACAAGCAAACGTACCATCTACACAGCTGGGCGGCCACCATGGTACAATGAACATGGTACACAGTCCAAGGAGGCCTTTGCCATTG GTTTAGGAGGTGGCAGTGCATCTGGGAAGACCACTGTGGCCAGAATGATCATTGAGGCGCTAGATGTGCCCTGGGTGGTCCTGCTGTCCATGGACTCCTTCTATAAG gttCTGACCCAGCAACAGCAGGAACAGGCTGCCTGCAACAATTTCAACTTTGACCACCCTGATGCCTTTGACTTTGATCTCATCATTTCCACCCTTAAGAAGCTAAAGCAGGGCAGGAGCGTCCAAGTACCCATTTATGATTTCACTACCCATAGCCGGAAAAAGGACTGG aaaacaCTGTATGGTGCAAATGTCATCATCTTTGAGGGTATCATGGCCTTTGCTGATAAGACACTGCTGGAG CTCCTGGACATGAAGATCTTTGTGGACACAGACTCTGATATCCGACTGGTACGGCGGCTGCGCAGGGACATCAGTGAGCGAGGCCGGGACATTGAGGGTGTCATTAAGCAGTACAACAAGTTTGTCAAACCTGCATTTGACCAGTATATCCAGCCTACCATGCGCCTGGCAGATATTGTGGTGCCCAGAG GGAGCGGGAACACAGTAGCCATTGACCTGATTGTACAGCATGTTCACAGCCAGCTGGAAGAG CGCGAACTCAGCGTCAG GGCCGCGTTGGCCTCCGCTCACCAGTGCCATCCCCTTCCCCAGACACTGAGTGTCCTCAAGAGTACACCACAGGTACGAGGCATGCACACCATCATCAG GGACAAGGAGACTAGCCGAGATGAATTCATTTTCTACTCCAAAAGACTGATGCGGCTGCTTATTGAACATGCACTGTCCTTCCTACCCTTTCAG GACTGCACTGTACAGACTCCACAGGGGCAGGACTACGTGGGAAAGTGCTATGCCGGAAAACAG ATCACCGGTGTGTCGATTCTGCGTGCAGGAGAAACCATGGAGCCTGCACTGCGTGCCGTGTGCAAGGATGTGCGCATCGGCACTATCCTCATCCAGACCAACCAGCTCACAGGGGAGCCTGAG CTTCATTACCTGAGACTTCCCAAGGATATTAGTGATGACCATGTGATCCTGATGGACTGCACAGTATCCACAGGTGCTGCAGCCATGATGGCTGTACGTGTACTCCTG GACCATGATGTGCCCGAGGACAAGATCTTTTTGCTATCCCTGCTCATGGCAGAGATGGGTGTGCATTCTGTGGCCTATGCATTCCCACATGTGAGAATCATCACCACAGCTGTGGACAAGCGTGTCAATGACCTTTTCCGTATCATCCCGGGCATTG ggAACTTTGGTGATCGCTACTTTGGGACAGATGCGGTCCCTGATGGCAGTGATGATGAGGAGGCAGCCTCTATGGGTTAG
- the Uckl1 gene encoding uridine-cytidine kinase-like 1 isoform X2, giving the protein MAAPPASMSAAPSSLQSAVAPDVPGRPAEQSETACEDRSNAGTLDRLLPPVGTGRPPRKRTTSQCKSEPPLLRTSKRTIYTAGRPPWYNEHGTQSKEAFAIGLGGGSASGKTTVARMIIEALDVPWVVLLSMDSFYKVLTQQQQEQAACNNFNFDHPDAFDFDLIISTLKKLKQGRSVQVPIYDFTTHSRKKDWKTLYGANVIIFEGIMAFADKTLLELLDMKIFVDTDSDIRLVRRLRRDISERGRDIEGVIKQYNKFVKPAFDQYIQPTMRLADIVVPRGSGNTVAIDLIVQHVHSQLEERELSVRAALASAHQCHPLPQTLSVLKSTPQVRGMHTIIRDKETSRDEFIFYSKRLMRLLIEHALSFLPFQDCTVQTPQGQDYVGKCYAGKQITGVSILRAGETMEPALRAVCKDVRIGTILIQTNQLTGEPELHYLRLPKDISDDHVILMDCTVSTGAAAMMAVRVLLDHDVPEDKIFLLSLLMAEMGVHSVAYAFPHVRIITTAVDKRVNDLFRIIPGIGNFGDRYFGTDAVPDGSDDEEAASMG; this is encoded by the exons ATGGCTGCGCCGCCGGCCTCAATGAGCGCCGCCCCTTCGTCCCTGCAGTCCGCTGTGGCCCCAGACGTGCCTGGCCGCCCGGCCGAGCAGAGTGAAACAGCGTGCGAGGACCG CAGCAATGCAGGGACCTTGGACAGACTTCTCCCACCAGTGGGTACTGGGCGCCCACCCCGGAAGCGCACCACCAGCCAGTGCAAGTCAGAGCCACCCCTGCTTCGCACAAGCAAACGTACCATCTACACAGCTGGGCGGCCACCATGGTACAATGAACATGGTACACAGTCCAAGGAGGCCTTTGCCATTG GTTTAGGAGGTGGCAGTGCATCTGGGAAGACCACTGTGGCCAGAATGATCATTGAGGCGCTAGATGTGCCCTGGGTGGTCCTGCTGTCCATGGACTCCTTCTATAAG gttCTGACCCAGCAACAGCAGGAACAGGCTGCCTGCAACAATTTCAACTTTGACCACCCTGATGCCTTTGACTTTGATCTCATCATTTCCACCCTTAAGAAGCTAAAGCAGGGCAGGAGCGTCCAAGTACCCATTTATGATTTCACTACCCATAGCCGGAAAAAGGACTGG aaaacaCTGTATGGTGCAAATGTCATCATCTTTGAGGGTATCATGGCCTTTGCTGATAAGACACTGCTGGAG CTCCTGGACATGAAGATCTTTGTGGACACAGACTCTGATATCCGACTGGTACGGCGGCTGCGCAGGGACATCAGTGAGCGAGGCCGGGACATTGAGGGTGTCATTAAGCAGTACAACAAGTTTGTCAAACCTGCATTTGACCAGTATATCCAGCCTACCATGCGCCTGGCAGATATTGTGGTGCCCAGAG GGAGCGGGAACACAGTAGCCATTGACCTGATTGTACAGCATGTTCACAGCCAGCTGGAAGAG CGCGAACTCAGCGTCAG GGCCGCGTTGGCCTCCGCTCACCAGTGCCATCCCCTTCCCCAGACACTGAGTGTCCTCAAGAGTACACCACAGGTACGAGGCATGCACACCATCATCAG GGACAAGGAGACTAGCCGAGATGAATTCATTTTCTACTCCAAAAGACTGATGCGGCTGCTTATTGAACATGCACTGTCCTTCCTACCCTTTCAG GACTGCACTGTACAGACTCCACAGGGGCAGGACTACGTGGGAAAGTGCTATGCCGGAAAACAG ATCACCGGTGTGTCGATTCTGCGTGCAGGAGAAACCATGGAGCCTGCACTGCGTGCCGTGTGCAAGGATGTGCGCATCGGCACTATCCTCATCCAGACCAACCAGCTCACAGGGGAGCCTGAG CTTCATTACCTGAGACTTCCCAAGGATATTAGTGATGACCATGTGATCCTGATGGACTGCACAGTATCCACAGGTGCTGCAGCCATGATGGCTGTACGTGTACTCCTG GACCATGATGTGCCCGAGGACAAGATCTTTTTGCTATCCCTGCTCATGGCAGAGATGGGTGTGCATTCTGTGGCCTATGCATTCCCACATGTGAGAATCATCACCACAGCTGTGGACAAGCGTGTCAATGACCTTTTCCGTATCATCCCGGGCATTG ggAACTTTGGTGATCGCTACTTTGGGACAGATGCGGTCCCTGATGGCAGTGATGATGAGGAGGCAGCCTCTATGGGTTAG
- the Uckl1 gene encoding uridine-cytidine kinase-like 1 isoform X6, whose product MAAPPASMSAAPSSLQSAVAPDVPGRPAEQSETACEDRSNAGTLDRLLPPVGTGRPPRKRTTSQCKSEPPLLRTSKRTIYTAGRPPWYNEHGTQSKEAFAIGLGGGSASGKTTVARMIIEALDVPWVVLLSMDSFYKKTLYGANVIIFEGIMAFADKTLLELLDMKIFVDTDSDIRLVRRLRRDISERGRDIEGVIKQYNKFVKPAFDQYIQPTMRLADIVVPRGSGNTVAIDLIVQHVHSQLEERKLRWDMAALASAHQCHPLPQTLSVLKSTPQVRGMHTIIRDKETSRDEFIFYSKRLMRLLIEHALSFLPFQDCTVQTPQGQDYVGKCYAGKQITGVSILRAGETMEPALRAVCKDVRIGTILIQTNQLTGEPELHYLRLPKDISDDHVILMDCTVSTGAAAMMAVRVLLDHDVPEDKIFLLSLLMAEMGVHSVAYAFPHVRIITTAVDKRVNDLFRIIPGIGNFGDRYFGTDAVPDGSDDEEAASMG is encoded by the exons ATGGCTGCGCCGCCGGCCTCAATGAGCGCCGCCCCTTCGTCCCTGCAGTCCGCTGTGGCCCCAGACGTGCCTGGCCGCCCGGCCGAGCAGAGTGAAACAGCGTGCGAGGACCG CAGCAATGCAGGGACCTTGGACAGACTTCTCCCACCAGTGGGTACTGGGCGCCCACCCCGGAAGCGCACCACCAGCCAGTGCAAGTCAGAGCCACCCCTGCTTCGCACAAGCAAACGTACCATCTACACAGCTGGGCGGCCACCATGGTACAATGAACATGGTACACAGTCCAAGGAGGCCTTTGCCATTG GTTTAGGAGGTGGCAGTGCATCTGGGAAGACCACTGTGGCCAGAATGATCATTGAGGCGCTAGATGTGCCCTGGGTGGTCCTGCTGTCCATGGACTCCTTCTATAAG aaaacaCTGTATGGTGCAAATGTCATCATCTTTGAGGGTATCATGGCCTTTGCTGATAAGACACTGCTGGAG CTCCTGGACATGAAGATCTTTGTGGACACAGACTCTGATATCCGACTGGTACGGCGGCTGCGCAGGGACATCAGTGAGCGAGGCCGGGACATTGAGGGTGTCATTAAGCAGTACAACAAGTTTGTCAAACCTGCATTTGACCAGTATATCCAGCCTACCATGCGCCTGGCAGATATTGTGGTGCCCAGAG GGAGCGGGAACACAGTAGCCATTGACCTGATTGTACAGCATGTTCACAGCCAGCTGGAAGAG AGGAAGCTGCGTTGGGATAT GGCCGCGTTGGCCTCCGCTCACCAGTGCCATCCCCTTCCCCAGACACTGAGTGTCCTCAAGAGTACACCACAGGTACGAGGCATGCACACCATCATCAG GGACAAGGAGACTAGCCGAGATGAATTCATTTTCTACTCCAAAAGACTGATGCGGCTGCTTATTGAACATGCACTGTCCTTCCTACCCTTTCAG GACTGCACTGTACAGACTCCACAGGGGCAGGACTACGTGGGAAAGTGCTATGCCGGAAAACAG ATCACCGGTGTGTCGATTCTGCGTGCAGGAGAAACCATGGAGCCTGCACTGCGTGCCGTGTGCAAGGATGTGCGCATCGGCACTATCCTCATCCAGACCAACCAGCTCACAGGGGAGCCTGAG CTTCATTACCTGAGACTTCCCAAGGATATTAGTGATGACCATGTGATCCTGATGGACTGCACAGTATCCACAGGTGCTGCAGCCATGATGGCTGTACGTGTACTCCTG GACCATGATGTGCCCGAGGACAAGATCTTTTTGCTATCCCTGCTCATGGCAGAGATGGGTGTGCATTCTGTGGCCTATGCATTCCCACATGTGAGAATCATCACCACAGCTGTGGACAAGCGTGTCAATGACCTTTTCCGTATCATCCCGGGCATTG ggAACTTTGGTGATCGCTACTTTGGGACAGATGCGGTCCCTGATGGCAGTGATGATGAGGAGGCAGCCTCTATGGGTTAG
- the Uckl1 gene encoding uridine-cytidine kinase-like 1 isoform X1: MAAPPASMSAAPSSLQSAVAPDVPGRPAEQSETACEDRSNAGTLDRLLPPVGTGRPPRKRTTSQCKSEPPLLRTSKRTIYTAGRPPWYNEHGTQSKEAFAIGLGGGSASGKTTVARMIIEALDVPWVVLLSMDSFYKVLTQQQQEQAACNNFNFDHPDAFDFDLIISTLKKLKQGRSVQVPIYDFTTHSRKKDWKTLYGANVIIFEGIMAFADKTLLELLDMKIFVDTDSDIRLVRRLRRDISERGRDIEGVIKQYNKFVKPAFDQYIQPTMRLADIVVPRGSGNTVAIDLIVQHVHSQLEERKLRWDMAALASAHQCHPLPQTLSVLKSTPQVRGMHTIIRDKETSRDEFIFYSKRLMRLLIEHALSFLPFQDCTVQTPQGQDYVGKCYAGKQITGVSILRAGETMEPALRAVCKDVRIGTILIQTNQLTGEPELHYLRLPKDISDDHVILMDCTVSTGAAAMMAVRVLLDHDVPEDKIFLLSLLMAEMGVHSVAYAFPHVRIITTAVDKRVNDLFRIIPGIGNFGDRYFGTDAVPDGSDDEEAASMG; the protein is encoded by the exons ATGGCTGCGCCGCCGGCCTCAATGAGCGCCGCCCCTTCGTCCCTGCAGTCCGCTGTGGCCCCAGACGTGCCTGGCCGCCCGGCCGAGCAGAGTGAAACAGCGTGCGAGGACCG CAGCAATGCAGGGACCTTGGACAGACTTCTCCCACCAGTGGGTACTGGGCGCCCACCCCGGAAGCGCACCACCAGCCAGTGCAAGTCAGAGCCACCCCTGCTTCGCACAAGCAAACGTACCATCTACACAGCTGGGCGGCCACCATGGTACAATGAACATGGTACACAGTCCAAGGAGGCCTTTGCCATTG GTTTAGGAGGTGGCAGTGCATCTGGGAAGACCACTGTGGCCAGAATGATCATTGAGGCGCTAGATGTGCCCTGGGTGGTCCTGCTGTCCATGGACTCCTTCTATAAG gttCTGACCCAGCAACAGCAGGAACAGGCTGCCTGCAACAATTTCAACTTTGACCACCCTGATGCCTTTGACTTTGATCTCATCATTTCCACCCTTAAGAAGCTAAAGCAGGGCAGGAGCGTCCAAGTACCCATTTATGATTTCACTACCCATAGCCGGAAAAAGGACTGG aaaacaCTGTATGGTGCAAATGTCATCATCTTTGAGGGTATCATGGCCTTTGCTGATAAGACACTGCTGGAG CTCCTGGACATGAAGATCTTTGTGGACACAGACTCTGATATCCGACTGGTACGGCGGCTGCGCAGGGACATCAGTGAGCGAGGCCGGGACATTGAGGGTGTCATTAAGCAGTACAACAAGTTTGTCAAACCTGCATTTGACCAGTATATCCAGCCTACCATGCGCCTGGCAGATATTGTGGTGCCCAGAG GGAGCGGGAACACAGTAGCCATTGACCTGATTGTACAGCATGTTCACAGCCAGCTGGAAGAG AGGAAGCTGCGTTGGGATAT GGCCGCGTTGGCCTCCGCTCACCAGTGCCATCCCCTTCCCCAGACACTGAGTGTCCTCAAGAGTACACCACAGGTACGAGGCATGCACACCATCATCAG GGACAAGGAGACTAGCCGAGATGAATTCATTTTCTACTCCAAAAGACTGATGCGGCTGCTTATTGAACATGCACTGTCCTTCCTACCCTTTCAG GACTGCACTGTACAGACTCCACAGGGGCAGGACTACGTGGGAAAGTGCTATGCCGGAAAACAG ATCACCGGTGTGTCGATTCTGCGTGCAGGAGAAACCATGGAGCCTGCACTGCGTGCCGTGTGCAAGGATGTGCGCATCGGCACTATCCTCATCCAGACCAACCAGCTCACAGGGGAGCCTGAG CTTCATTACCTGAGACTTCCCAAGGATATTAGTGATGACCATGTGATCCTGATGGACTGCACAGTATCCACAGGTGCTGCAGCCATGATGGCTGTACGTGTACTCCTG GACCATGATGTGCCCGAGGACAAGATCTTTTTGCTATCCCTGCTCATGGCAGAGATGGGTGTGCATTCTGTGGCCTATGCATTCCCACATGTGAGAATCATCACCACAGCTGTGGACAAGCGTGTCAATGACCTTTTCCGTATCATCCCGGGCATTG ggAACTTTGGTGATCGCTACTTTGGGACAGATGCGGTCCCTGATGGCAGTGATGATGAGGAGGCAGCCTCTATGGGTTAG